The segment CTTCAACAACCCGGGCCGATTCGATGATCACGTCTTCAACGGGGACATCCTGGTGACCCATGGTGCTGCCGGTCTGGCATTGTCTGATTTTATCGACCACATCCATACCTTCGACAACTTTGCCAAAAACGGCGTAGCCCCAGCCCTGGGGTGATTTGTCGCGATGATTCAGGAAATCGTTGTCGTTGATGTTGATAAAAAACTGGGCCGTTGCCGAGTGTGGATCCATAGTGCGGGCCATGGCGATGGTGCCAACCTTGTTGGTCAGGCCGTTGTCTGCCTCGTTCTCAATCGTGCTGTTGGTCGCTTTCTGCTTCATGCCCGGCTCGAACCCACCGCCCTGGATCATGAAGTTATCGATCACCCGGTGGAAAATCGTGCCATCGTAGAAGCCGGCTTCAACGTAATCCTGGAAGTTCCGGGCTGAAACGGGTGCCCGCTCAAAATCAATTTCCAGGATCAGAGTCCCGAGACTGGTTTTCATTTCAATCATGCTTATTCCTGCCTGACAGCCCACGTGATGGTGGGAAAGTTACGGAATCCTTCGGGCAATCGGCGGATCTGCAAAAACTGCTGATCCTGGCCTTATAGGAAGTGTGGGAAGAGGCTATAATACGTTTTTTGAACATCATGAGGAAGTACAAGTCCACATGGCTTCGTCCGAATCCGGCAACAAAACCCAAGACTCCCAGCTCCCCTCGAAAAGCCCGAAATCGCCGTCCAATTTCATCAGGCACTTGATCGAGCATGATCTTTCATCCGGCAAGTACGGAGGGAGAGTGCATACCCGTTTCCCGCCGGAGCCCAACGGCTATCTGCATATCGGGCATGCCAAGTCTATCTGTCTTAATTTTTCGCTGGCCGAAGAATACGGCGGCCACTGCAATCTGCGCTTCGATGATACGAATCCCGCCAAGGAAAGTCAGGAGTACGTGGATGCGATCAAGGAAAATATTCTCTGGCTGGGCTTTCAATGGCATGGTGAGGTGCGCTACGCCTCGAATTACTTTGAAAAGCTGTACCAGTTCGCCCTGCAGTTGATCGGGTCCGGTAAGGCCTACGTCTGCAGCCTGAGCCCACATCAGGCGCGAGAATATCGTGGGACATTGACTGAACCTGGTCGTGACAGCCCGGATCGTGATCGTGCGGTAGAGGAAAACCTGGCCCTGTTCGAGCGGATGCGACAGGGCGAGTTTACCGATGGGGAGTACAGCCTGCGGGCCAGGATCGACATGGCGTCGCCGAATATCAACATGCGGGATCCGGTTCTGTACCGGATTCGTCATGTGACACATCATCAGACCGGGGACAAAT is part of the Gammaproteobacteria bacterium genome and harbors:
- a CDS encoding peptidylprolyl isomerase — translated: MIEMKTSLGTLILEIDFERAPVSARNFQDYVEAGFYDGTIFHRVIDNFMIQGGGFEPGMKQKATNSTIENEADNGLTNKVGTIAMARTMDPHSATAQFFININDNDFLNHRDKSPQGWGYAVFGKVVEGMDVVDKIRQCQTGSTMGHQDVPVEDVIIESARVVEADT